The Pongo pygmaeus isolate AG05252 chromosome 7, NHGRI_mPonPyg2-v2.0_pri, whole genome shotgun sequence DNA segment GAGGTGAGAGCAGGGCAGAGAAAACACATCATCTTCTAGAACAACCTACTAAGCCTAAACTGCCACGAACATGCTGTTAGTAGGAATacggattttaaaaaatgacagcgGGGGCGGGGGACGATGGGCCACACAGGAGCGCTCCCTTCAAACCTCACGTGACCCGCCAGGCTGGACTGTGAAACTGCCTGGGACTAGTGATGCcgtttccttcttctttttcccattttgaaAGGGAATGCCTGTCCCACAATTGTATTTTGGGAGCAGATAACTTGTTTTCCAGTTTCACTGGTCCACAGATGGAGAGGAATTTTGCCTCAGGATGGACCACGCAGTCCCCCATGCCTGACTGGATGGGATTCTGGACTTTGGAGGGACATTGTGGGGGACCCAGGCTTCTGCAGATGTTGGTGGGGAGCAATGCACCTTACAAATGAGACAATGAGAATCTCCGACGCCCACGTCCCAACCCCCAGAGCCTGCAAATCCactaccttacatggcaaaaagaaGAATCGGCAAATACAATTAAATTCAGGATCTTGAGGTAGGGAACATCCTGGACCTGGGATCCTGGTGGGCCCAAAGCAAGCACAAGAACCATGTAAGTGACGGAGGCAGGAGGCTCGGAGAGAGGCGTGAGATGGAAGTGGAGGCGGGGCGGGGATGAGGCTGCCTGCTGGGCACCTCGAAACAAGCAACGTGGGCATCCACCGGAATCTGGAAGAGGCAAAGGAACAGACTCCTCCTGAACCTTCGGAAGGACGGCAACCTTGCTGACACGGGGGACAGCCTCGTGAGACacatttcagatttctggcctgGAAACCCGGCATGATACAGATGTACTGTTTCCAGCGTGAAGCTGTGGAAAGCCATAGCAGCAGCCACAGAAACACTGACGCCGTTCTTGGGGCCAGGACAGCACCCCGTCCCGGGGAGAACGCAGTCCCAACTCCTCGGGAACACCAGGGCTGCCACCGCCCGGAGGACACCCCTTCCCCAGCCAGCCTGTCAGGCCGCAGCTActgcctccaactcctgatcttggCCCGGGGCCTGGAGGCCAAGCAGGGATAAAGGGCTCCTTCTGGGTCTCCAGCTCAAGACGGTGCCAACTCTAGGCTCTGAACTCCTTGCGCCTTGCAGAACCACCACTTCTCTCTCCCCAGTGAGGCAAGATCTGAGGGAATGCAGGAAGGCCCGGCAGACACAGTCCTGCCACAGGGAGCAAGCAGGGAGGCACAGGCTCTCATGGCAGGCGCCCACGGCGCGCCCTGCGAATGGCACCACTCAGCTCCCAGCCGGCCCCGCAGGAGCGGCCAGTGTGACCGCCAGCCGGCAGACGAGGTAAGCACGGAAGGGACGCGAGAATAAGAACACTGTCCATGGCAGTCCGGGCCTGGAGGCCACAGAGCCACACGTCCCAAGGAGCACAGCGCTGTGCACTCTGCCCTGACTCTGCTGTGAAGCCAAAACAACCAGCAGCATCAGGAAAAATCAGACGTGCTACTTGGCCGAGCAGGAGCCCGCGGGTCCGTGGGCCGCGGGTACTCACTCCAGCCAGGGATTTCTGGATGTTCTCTCTGGCTCTCGCAATGTCACGGAGGATCACGCTGGCGCCGTTCTCCTGCAGACAGTGCAGAAAgaaccagtcttttttttttattattaaaaaagaatttaattaaaaaacaaaccaaaaaaccccatGAATCCTCACATACAGACAGCAAGAAAGTACTGCACAGAACAAGAGCTCAGCGGGCCAGAAAAGCGGGAGGTGCCCGAGGCCGTGACGACAGGCAAAGGCGCCCATGTCTGCGGGGGAAGGAGTGCCAGGCCTGGCCCCACACCATGTGCACAGGCGCTGGCAGGAGGGCCCTGAGCAGACCCAGCCCGGGGGCCCAGCCAAGGCCGCCTGTCCCAAGACCCCACTCCCAGCTCCCACAGCAGAGCCACTGGGCCAGGGTGCCTCTGCCCTCCTGGCCTGGCTGAACCCGCCTTGTGTGCCCCGGCCACTCCTGTCGGGCAGCAGAGCCGCCTAGCCACCCCACGTGCAGCTCTCACCTGGCGGGAGGCACCTGCCACAGGCCCGTTCATCTGCTCGTAGAATCTCCTTTCTGCGTCGTCATATTTGAACTTGTCGAACCAGATCTTCTCATGTGCTAGGAAGTTTGTAGCCATTTTTCTGCTGGGAGGGGAAAGAGGCAAagtcagcatggctgggaagtgGGGCCGAGATAGCCCTGGCCTCAGCCTTCCCCACAGAGACCCTCATCAGAACAGCCCAGAACAGCCCAGAAGCACCAGGGTGCGGTGGGGCTGACACCCGCTTCAGACACCAGCGGTTCTCCACAAAGCAACACCAAGCCCATAAGCCCTCACCCCACATGGCATCCCCAGGCCTGTCTTCCAGACGAggagttctcaaagtgtggtccaagaACCTCTGGGGGTCCCAAAGCCCTTCCCTTTCACTCACATGAAGCTGGGTTTATGTCAAACAGCTGGAGTGTGGAGGTAGGTATGAGGGCCCAGCTGCCTCCCACTAAGCCAGACACCCGAGAGATTTGCAAAAACCTCAAGTAAGGCCATTCTGCTCACTGTATTTTTTGGTTATGGGAAAagtatttctcattaaaaaaaaaaaaaaagatgttagtaATATGTAACAAGTTTCTTCTTCAACAAATAAGTACACTTaacatttctgagttttttttttttttggtgagatggagtctcactcttgttgtgcaggctggaatcagcggcgcgatcttggctcaccgcaacctccgcctcctgggttcaagcaattttcctgcctcagcctccccagtaactgggactaccagtgcgcaccactgtgcctggctaattttttgtatttttagtagacaaggtttcaccatgttggccaggctggtcttgaactcctgacctcaggtgatcacccgcctcggcctcccaaagtgctgggattacaggcgtgagccaccgtgcccggcccatttctcagttttaattgcTAATGTGGTAAAAATCAATAGATACAATGAAAGCTCTTTGGGGTCCTGAGAGCAAGAAGGTTGAGAATTGCTGCCCTAGACAGGGACCATGGCCCGCAGGCAAATCCAGCCTGTGGTTTTACTGGCACAAAGCCCCACCTCGTGCTGCTCCCACTGGCCAGCAGCAGAGGAGCTGGGCAGATGACTCTGTGGCCGGGGCCCAGACCCTCTGGTTCTTTATGGAGTCTGCTGCCCCCCACCCTGGACTGGCCAAGACCCTCCTACTGTCCAACCAAGTACAACAGAACTGTCCCCATCCTGCTCTGCCGCCAGTCTGTGTGTGGACTCCAGACCATCGCAGGACCTTGTCAAGTGTCCTCTCGGTAACAAAGGGCTGGAGTCTGTGAGCCTCCTCCGCGTCCCTGACCCAGGACACTCTTGGCAAGGAGGGACCAGGCCATTGTGAACACCAGGGCAGGTGGAAGGGCAGCAGGTAGCATTCCCCTATGGGGTCCCGCCCTCAGGTTATCTTGTCAACCGGCAAATCCAGACCCCTGGGGGTCCAAGGTTGGAACCACTTCCTTGGGGGCCTAGGCAGCTGCTTGGGACCTTCAGAGTCCTTCCCTGACTCAGCCCGCCCCACCACCAGGACACCATTGCCAACAGGCCAGCCTCGCCACTTCCATGCCTTCTGTATTCCCTTCCAAGTCCAATCGCCCACCCACCTGCCTGGCCCCAGAGACCGCTGCTGGGGTTGCGCCTGCACCCTGGAGCAAGCCCCCAGCACCCAGAGGGAGGTCGCACAGACCGGGCACCCTGGGATGGAGGCCACCTGACCAGCCACATGCCCATGCATCTGAGACGCCACCATCTTCCCTCAGAGGTGGTTTCAGGTGACAAGGAAAGCTGGGGGTGCACAGGATGGGCAGGCAGGGACACATTGGCTCCCACATCTCATCGCAAGGGAGCGCTAGGGCCAGAAACCAGCTTCAATGCTTCCCACCCCTATGAGTAGCCTTGTCTTCTCAGCCCTGGCATGTGACAGCCACAGGGGACTCGGGGAGCTTCCCAGCCAAAGAGGGACCCTGGGCGAGGCAGAGATTCTGCCCTGTGCTGAGCCCTTCCCTGCCCCCATCCAGACAGCCCGGGACTTTGTAACCCCAAGCAGTGTCCCTGGAACCCACAAGCGCAGCACCACCTTTACTCAGCCTGCTCCTGCATTCAACTCTGCTGGGCCCACGGGTCTCGGGGAGCCCCCACCCTAGGTGGGCAGGGGAGGAAGCTGGAGGAGCCCCAGCCTGGGACGGCTGTCCCTGTGCCCACAGCCCAGGCTGGGTGCCCACCCAGCACGTTTCTCCTACTTGGGTCTCAGGCTGGACACAGACGGGCCAGACCGAGGACCAGGTCGGTGAGACAGGGAGGCAGCTTCGAGGCACCAGGCCATGCGCAGGGCCTCGGCAGCGTGGTGGCGGCACTCGGCGCTGTCGTAGGCAGGCTTGCTGAGCCAGGGGGCCTCTGCATCCTTCTGCAGGAAGTAACAGTAGGGCAAGGCAGAGAGGGCCTCCCCATTGGCCCGCCGCGGCCCGGCCCGCTTGTTCCCTAAGATGTTGCGGCCCCGCCGGTCTTTGCGGCCCCGCCGGGCACCCTCGGCCAGGCCGGCTCGCTCTTGCAGGCGCACCTTCCCTGGGGGATGGCCGTCAAACAGGGCCTCGTAGAAGCCCCTCTCGGCTGCATCATACTGGGGCTTCTCCAGCCACACCTCCCGAACCAGTGCCTGCAGGCTGCCCAGCGGGGGCTGGCCATTGACCGGTGGGCTGGGCTGGTGGGCCAGGTCGGGGACGGCCACCTGCTGGCCTGTGTTGGGAGTCCCCTGCCTGCGGCTGCCCTCGGGGGCCAGCAACGGGGCCTGAGACCACTCCACAAAGGCCCGCTCAGCCTGGTCGAAGGAGGACTTGTTGACCCAGATCCCCCAGGTCACATGGTGGCAGGCCACCTGGTTTCCATGGGTGCAGAGACCCcaaggggccaaggcaggaggccgGGCTGCCTGGGCAGCCACATCTGCCAGCTTCTGGCGGTAGGAGCTCTCTGCCTGGTCGAAAAGTGACTTGTCCAGCCACACGCATTCGGCCGAGAGGCCCAGGAAGGCCAGGTCCGCGGGGCCGAGCCCGCTCTTGGGGGAGCACTTCCTCTTTTTGTGCAGGGGCTTCCTGCTGTCCTGGCTCTTCCTGGGATCACTCCTGCTGCCGCCGTCAGGGGCCTCTGCCTCATCAGCGTCCTCAGGGTCGTCCTGGCCAGGCCCATTCACGGCTGGCCCCTCGTCTGGCAGCTGCTGGGCGGAGGCGGCCGCCTGCGTGGCCTCGTGCTCGTAGAAGCGCCGCTCGGCCTCCTCATACTTGTGCTTGTCTTCCCACACGGTCTCCAGGGTGCAGGAGGCCTTCCCGCTCCTCATCTTCCGGACACAGCGATAAAAAGCAAGCAGAGGGCAGAGTTGCAACACAGCGGGTGGCCGCAGCCCCGTGCCCGCCCTCCCCGTGGCTGCCCTCCCGGGGCAGGGGCTGAGGATGCTCCCCAGTGGGGCTTCCATGAGATGACATTGAAGGACGTCAAAGTCAAGCCCATGTGGGGGATGTTTTGTTGTAAAGAGAaaacagggccgggcgcggtggctcatgcctgtaatctcagcactctgggaggccaagtgcCTCCCAATACGTGAACAACACATAACTTTTTTAGTGAATGTATGGCCCGTGAAGTATCtgagacatacttatactaaaaattttTCATCATTTATCTGAAATAAGCTTTAACTGGCTAACTAGCTTTCCCTGCATTTTTGCACAGGCCAGGCCTGGCCACCCCACCGTGGTGGCTGGTGTTCCCATTCTACAGAACGGTCTCTGTAGCTGTGGCTGTCCTGGCCACGCCACTGCCACACCCAGAGCACCCTCAAAGTTCTTACAAAAGAGGGAgcctcggccaggcgcggtggctcacacctgcaatcccaacactttgggaggccgaggcgggcagatcacagggtctggagactgagaccatcctggctaacacattgaaaccctgtctctactaaaaataaaaataaaaaaattagccaggcgtggtggcaggcgcctgtagtcccagctactcgggaggctgaggcaggagaatggcgtgaagctgggaggcggaacttgcagtgaaccgagatggcgccactgcactccagcctggacaacagagcaggGCGAAAAAAAAGAGGGAGCTTCTCTGTGGGCCTGACTGTCCTCCCCGGGAGGGGccgggtggccgggcagagggtGGAGTGCCCACTCATGAAGGGTCACATCAGGAGGAGACTCCAGGGAGGATGCTAGTGACCAGTGTGTAGAAAGGAGGAGCCAAGTGCCTGGAGCACTGAGACGGCTCAGGGCTCTCTATCAgctgcccccacctcccagctggAGTCCATACCTTTGGGTCCATCCAAGCTAAAGGGGAATCATGGGGATCTCACAGTCCCAGGACATCCGGGCCCCCTCTAAGGTTTTGGTTCTGTGTGATGTTGAGGGACCATCTTGGTGGGAGGCAGGTTGTGAGGCTCCACTCCCCACTTGCTACCGTGGCCTgggagcctcagcctcctccctggATGTGGTGTTCCCTCAAGCTGTGGGTGACCTCAGTCACCTGCTGCCCCAGTGCTCCAGCATCCATGGGGAATCCTGCCAGGGGCACGCTCTGCTCCCAGGCGTCCAGTGTGGTGTTACAGAAAGGACAGG contains these protein-coding regions:
- the EEF1D gene encoding elongation factor 1-delta isoform X7; the protein is MRSGKASCTLETVWEDKHKYEEAERRFYEHEATQAAASAQQLPDEGPAVNGPGQDDPEDADEAEAPDGGSRSDPRKSQDSRKPLHKKRKCSPKSGLGPADLAFLGLSAECVWLDKSLFDQAESSYRQKLADVAAQAARPPALAPWGLCTHGNQVACHHVTWGIWVNKSSFDQAERAFVEWSQAPLLAPEGSRRQGTPNTGQQVAVPDLAHQPSPPVNGQPPLGSLQALVREVWLEKPQYDAAERGFYEALFDGHPPGKVRLQERAGLAEGARRGRKDRRGRNILGNKRAGPRRANGEALSALPYCYFLQKDAEAPWLSKPAYDSAECRHHAAEALRMAWCLEAASLSHRPGPRSGPSVSSLRPKKMATNFLAHEKIWFDKFKYDDAERRFYEQMNGPVAGASRQENGASVILRDIARARENIQKSLAGSSGPGASSGPSGDHSELVVRIASLEVENQSLRGVVQELQQAISKLEARLNVLEKSSPGHRATTPQTQHVSPMRQVEPPAKKPATPAEDDEDDDIDLFGSDNEEEDKEAAQLREERLRQYAEKKAKKPALVAKSSILLDVKPWDDETDMAQLEACVRSIQLDGLVWGASKLVPVGYGIRKLQIQCVVEDDKVGTDLLEEEITKFEEHVQSVDIAAFNKI
- the EEF1D gene encoding elongation factor 1-delta isoform X2 gives rise to the protein MEAERLAGVPPHDVTMPCLLGSCSHPTPNPQPLPLPISLALMRSGKASCTLETVWEDKHKYEEAERRFYEHEATQAAASAQQLPDEGPAVNGPGQDDPEDADEAEAPDGGSRSDPRKSQDSRKPLHKKRKCSPKSGLGPADLAFLGLSAECVWLDKSLFDQAESSYRQKLADVAAQAARPPALAPWGLCTHGNQVACHHVTWGIWVNKSSFDQAERAFVEWSQAPLLAPEGSRRQGTPNTGQQVAVPDLAHQPSPPVNGQPPLGSLQALVREVWLEKPQYDAAERGFYEALFDGHPPGKVRLQERAGLAEGARRGRKDRRGRNILGNKRAGPRRANGEALSALPYCYFLQKDAEAPWLSKPAYDSAECRHHAAEALRMAWCLEAASLSHRPGPRSGPSVSSLRPKKMATNFLAHEKIWFDKFKYDDAERRFYEQMNGPVAGASRQENGASVILRDIARARENIQKSLAGSSGPGASSGPSGDHSELVVRIASLEVENQSLRGVVQELQQAISKLEARLNVLEKSSPGHRATTPQTQHVSPMRQVEPPAKKPATPAEDDEDDDIDLFGSDNEEEDKEAAQLREERLRQYAEKKAKKPALVAKSSILLDVKPWDDETDMAQLEACVRSIQLDGLVWGASKLVPVGYGIRKLQIQCVVEDDKVGTDLLEEEITKFEEHVQSVDIAAFNKI
- the EEF1D gene encoding elongation factor 1-delta isoform X1; its protein translation is MEAERLAGVPPHDVTMPCLLGSCSHPTPNPQPLPLPISLALMRSGKASCTLETVWEDKHKYEEAERRFYEHEATQAAASAQQLPDEGPAVNGPGQDDPEDADEAEAPDGGSRSDPRKSQDSRKPLHKKRKCSPKSGLGPADLAFLGLSAECVWLDKSLFDQAESSYRQKLADVAAQAARPPALAPWGLCTHGNQVACHHVTWGIWVNKSSFDQAERAFVEWSQAPLLAPEGSRRQGTPNTGQQVAVPDLAHQPSPPVNGQPPLGSLQALVREVWLEKPQYDAAERGFYEALFDGHPPGKVRLQERAGLAEGARRGRKDRRGRNILGNKRAGPRRANGEALSALPYCYFLQKDAEAPWLSKPAYDSAECRHHAAEALRMAWCLEAASLSHRPGPRSGPSVSSLRPNRKMATNFLAHEKIWFDKFKYDDAERRFYEQMNGPVAGASRQENGASVILRDIARARENIQKSLAGSSGPGASSGPSGDHSELVVRIASLEVENQSLRGVVQELQQAISKLEARLNVLEKSSPGHRATTPQTQHVSPMRQVEPPAKKPATPAEDDEDDDIDLFGSDNEEEDKEAAQLREERLRQYAEKKAKKPALVAKSSILLDVKPWDDETDMAQLEACVRSIQLDGLVWGASKLVPVGYGIRKLQIQCVVEDDKVGTDLLEEEITKFEEHVQSVDIAAFNKI
- the EEF1D gene encoding elongation factor 1-delta isoform X6, yielding MRSGKASCTLETVWEDKHKYEEAERRFYEHEATQAAASAQQLPDEGPAVNGPGQDDPEDADEAEAPDGGSRSDPRKSQDSRKPLHKKRKCSPKSGLGPADLAFLGLSAECVWLDKSLFDQAESSYRQKLADVAAQAARPPALAPWGLCTHGNQVACHHVTWGIWVNKSSFDQAERAFVEWSQAPLLAPEGSRRQGTPNTGQQVAVPDLAHQPSPPVNGQPPLGSLQALVREVWLEKPQYDAAERGFYEALFDGHPPGKVRLQERAGLAEGARRGRKDRRGRNILGNKRAGPRRANGEALSALPYCYFLQKDAEAPWLSKPAYDSAECRHHAAEALRMAWCLEAASLSHRPGPRSGPSVSSLRPNRKMATNFLAHEKIWFDKFKYDDAERRFYEQMNGPVAGASRQENGASVILRDIARARENIQKSLAGSSGPGASSGPSGDHSELVVRIASLEVENQSLRGVVQELQQAISKLEARLNVLEKSSPGHRATTPQTQHVSPMRQVEPPAKKPATPAEDDEDDDIDLFGSDNEEEDKEAAQLREERLRQYAEKKAKKPALVAKSSILLDVKPWDDETDMAQLEACVRSIQLDGLVWGASKLVPVGYGIRKLQIQCVVEDDKVGTDLLEEEITKFEEHVQSVDIAAFNKI
- the EEF1D gene encoding elongation factor 1-delta isoform X4, with protein sequence MEAERLAGVPPHDVTMPCLLGSCSHPTPNPQPLPLPISLALMRSGKASCTLETVWEDKHKYEEAERRFYEHEATQAAASAQQLPDEGPAVNGPGQDDPEDADEAEAPDGGSRSDPRKSQDSRKPLHKKRKCSPKSGLGPADLAFLGLSAECVWLDKSLFDQAESSYRQKLADVAAQAARPPALAPWGLCTHGNQVACHHVTWGIWVNKSSFDQAERAFVEWSQAPLLAPEGSRRQGTPNTGQQVAVPDLAHQPSPPVNGQPPLGSLQALVREVWLEKPQYDAAERGFYEALFDGHPPGKVRLQERAGLAEGARRGRKDRRGRNILGNKRAGPRRANGEALSALPYCYFLQKDAEAPWLSKPAYDSAECRHHAAEALRMAWCLEAASLSHRPGPRSGPSVSSLRPKKMATNFLAHEKIWFDKFKYDDAERRFYEQMNGPVAGASRQSSGPGASSGPSGDHSELVVRIASLEVENQSLRGVVQELQQAISKLEARLNVLEKSSPGHRATTPQTQHVSPMRQVEPPAKKPATPAEDDEDDDIDLFGSDNEEEDKEAAQLREERLRQYAEKKAKKPALVAKSSILLDVKPWDDETDMAQLEACVRSIQLDGLVWGASKLVPVGYGIRKLQIQCVVEDDKVGTDLLEEEITKFEEHVQSVDIAAFNKI
- the EEF1D gene encoding elongation factor 1-delta isoform X3 → MEAERLAGVPPHDVTMPCLLGSCSHPTPNPQPLPLPISLALMRSGKASCTLETVWEDKHKYEEAERRFYEHEATQAAASAQQLPDEGPAVNGPGQDDPEDADEAEAPDGGSRSDPRKSQDSRKPLHKKRKCSPKSGLGPADLAFLGLSAECVWLDKSLFDQAESSYRQKLADVAAQAARPPALAPWGLCTHGNQVACHHVTWGIWVNKSSFDQAERAFVEWSQAPLLAPEGSRRQGTPNTGQQVAVPDLAHQPSPPVNGQPPLGSLQALVREVWLEKPQYDAAERGFYEALFDGHPPGKVRLQERAGLAEGARRGRKDRRGRNILGNKRAGPRRANGEALSALPYCYFLQKDAEAPWLSKPAYDSAECRHHAAEALRMAWCLEAASLSHRPGPRSGPSVSSLRPNRKMATNFLAHEKIWFDKFKYDDAERRFYEQMNGPVAGASRQSSGPGASSGPSGDHSELVVRIASLEVENQSLRGVVQELQQAISKLEARLNVLEKSSPGHRATTPQTQHVSPMRQVEPPAKKPATPAEDDEDDDIDLFGSDNEEEDKEAAQLREERLRQYAEKKAKKPALVAKSSILLDVKPWDDETDMAQLEACVRSIQLDGLVWGASKLVPVGYGIRKLQIQCVVEDDKVGTDLLEEEITKFEEHVQSVDIAAFNKI
- the EEF1D gene encoding elongation factor 1-delta isoform X5 — translated: MSPPHHLAKQLLERPPAGSGRPAAVSDPMRSGKASCTLETVWEDKHKYEEAERRFYEHEATQAAASAQQLPDEGPAVNGPGQDDPEDADEAEAPDGGSRSDPRKSQDSRKPLHKKRKCSPKSGLGPADLAFLGLSAECVWLDKSLFDQAESSYRQKLADVAAQAARPPALAPWGLCTHGNQVACHHVTWGIWVNKSSFDQAERAFVEWSQAPLLAPEGSRRQGTPNTGQQVAVPDLAHQPSPPVNGQPPLGSLQALVREVWLEKPQYDAAERGFYEALFDGHPPGKVRLQERAGLAEGARRGRKDRRGRNILGNKRAGPRRANGEALSALPYCYFLQKDAEAPWLSKPAYDSAECRHHAAEALRMAWCLEAASLSHRPGPRSGPSVSSLRPNRKMATNFLAHEKIWFDKFKYDDAERRFYEQMNGPVAGASRQSSGPGASSGPSGDHSELVVRIASLEVENQSLRGVVQELQQAISKLEARLNVLEKSSPGHRATTPQTQHVSPMRQVEPPAKKPATPAEDDEDDDIDLFGSDNEEEDKEAAQLREERLRQYAEKKAKKPALVAKSSILLDVKPWDDETDMAQLEACVRSIQLDGLVWGASKLVPVGYGIRKLQIQCVVEDDKVGTDLLEEEITKFEEHVQSVDIAAFNKI
- the EEF1D gene encoding elongation factor 1-delta isoform X8; translation: MRSGKASCTLETVWEDKHKYEEAERRFYEHEATQAAASAQQLPDEGPAVNGPGQDDPEDADEAEAPDGGSRSDPRKSQDSRKPLHKKRKCSPKSGLGPADLAFLGLSAECVWLDKSLFDQAESSYRQKLADVAAQAARPPALAPWGLCTHGNQVACHHVTWGIWVNKSSFDQAERAFVEWSQAPLLAPEGSRRQGTPNTGQQVAVPDLAHQPSPPVNGQPPLGSLQALVREVWLEKPQYDAAERGFYEALFDGHPPGKVRLQERAGLAEGARRGRKDRRGRNILGNKRAGPRRANGEALSALPYCYFLQKDAEAPWLSKPAYDSAECRHHAAEALRMAWCLEAASLSHRPGPRSGPSVSSLRPNRKMATNFLAHEKIWFDKFKYDDAERRFYEQMNGPVAGASRQSSGPGASSGPSGDHSELVVRIASLEVENQSLRGVVQELQQAISKLEARLNVLEKSSPGHRATTPQTQHVSPMRQVEPPAKKPATPAEDDEDDDIDLFGSDNEEEDKEAAQLREERLRQYAEKKAKKPALVAKSSILLDVKPWDDETDMAQLEACVRSIQLDGLVWGASKLVPVGYGIRKLQIQCVVEDDKVGTDLLEEEITKFEEHVQSVDIAAFNKI